The sequence GCGCCGTCGACGTGGTCGAGAATCCACGCGATCTTCGGCCCGGCCGGGTAGGAGTTGGCCAACAGCCCGGTCTTGTCCTGCCACCTGTTCGCCGGCTCGTGCACACCGGAGGTGCGGGTGTCCTGCCAAACGATCGCGTTGTAGATCGGCCGCCCGGTCTCTTTGTCCCACACCACGGCGGTCTCGCGCTGGTTGGTGATCCCCAGCGCTTTGATGTCGCCCGGGTCGGCGTCTAGGTCCACCATCGCCGCCGAGGCGGCCCGGCGGGTGTTGTGCCAGATCTCCATCGGGTTGTGCTCGACCCAGCCCTGGCGCGGCAGGCGCTGCTTATGCTCGATCTGAGCGGAGGCTTTTGTGGTCCCGGACTCGTCGACAATGACGCACCGCGTGGATGTGGTGCCCTGGTCGATGGCGGCGATATAAGTCACCCCACGAGTCTCGCACACCCGCTCCGCCGCGGCGCCACGCGCCGACGAAATCGCGCGTTCCTGGCCATTTTCGGCCGGATTTTCGAGTTTTCGGGGCGAAAAATCCCGTTTTCACGCAGCCGCGGGGTCTGCGCCCCGCGGTCACGCTCGCGCGGCCGCTAGAACCACTCCTCCAACACCTGGGCCAGCCCGTCCTGCCGGTTCGTTGCGGTAACCCGGTCGGCGCTGCGCTTGACGATGTCCGCCGCATTGCCCATCGCCACCCCAGTGCCGGCCCAGCGCAGCATCTCGATGTCGTTGGGCATGTCACCGAACGCGATGGTGTCCTCCTGTGCGACGCCGAAGCGGCGGGCGAGCTCGGCCACGCCGGCGGCCTTGGTCACCCCGGGGGCGGCGAGCTCCAAGAGGCCATCGTCCATGGAGTAGGTGACGTGGGCATCCTCCGGATCCACGTGCGGGGCGATGAGTTCGTAGAGCTCCGCCGAGGAAAACCCAGGGTTGCGCAGCAGGAGTTTGACCGCCGGCGCCGCGACCAGGTCCGTCGGATCCGCGACGCCGAAACCGTTGGCCACCGGGTCCGGGGAGTAGGTCGGATCCACGGCGAACAGGGTCTCGAGGGCATCGGCGCCGGACGAAACGCCGGCGCGCTCCGCGGCGAGCGACACCCCGCCGTAGCGGGCCATGACTTCCATGACGTTGCCCACGATCCGCGCCATGGTCTCCGGCTGCAGCTGGTGGGAGGCGACGACGTGGTCAGACTCCGAGTCGTAGAGGATCGCTCCGTTGGCGGTCACGCACAGCGGGCGCACGGACAGCTGCTCGAGCACGGGGGCGAGCCAGCGGTGCGGCCGCCCCGTCGCCAGCGCGAAGTGCGCCCCGGAGCGCAGCGCACGGGCCACCACCTCTTGGGTGCGGGGTGTAACGCGCGCGTCCGGATCGATGAACGTGCCGTCGATGTCGCTGAAGATGAACCGTGGCGCGTCGGCCATAGCTGGTTCCACCTACTTTTTCTTTGTCTGTTGCTGCTTCGCCCGCTGCTTTTCCGCCTTGTCGGCGGCGTCCATGGCGTCGGCCTCCGCCAGCGTCGGCGCCGCGCCGCCCAGGGCCGCGGGCAGCCAGTCCGCGTGCTTTTCAAACGGGCCGTACTCGCGTGCGTAGGCGGCGCGGACATCGTCAATCATGGCCTGCATCGTCTCCCGCAGCGTGGCGATGTCTCGGTCCACCTCACCGGTAAGCTCCAGCGGCTCGCCCACGCGAATCCACACTGGAGTCTTGATCCGACCGAGGTGCTTGTCGCCGCCCTTGGTCCAGATGCGTTGGGAACCCCAGCAGACCATCGGCACCAGCGGCACCCCGGCCTGGCGGGCGATGCGCACCGCGCCGTTTTTGAAACTCTTCAGCTCAAACGAGCGGGAAATGGTCGCCTCGGGGAAGATGCCCACGATGCGCCCGCGCTCCAGCTCGCGCACGGCCTCGCCCACGGAGGCGGCACCGGCGGAACGGTCCACGCTGACGTGGTCCATCATTCGCATGACCCGCCCGACGACGGGGATGTCGAAGACCTCGCGCTTGGCCATGAAACGCACCAACCGCTTGCCCCGGATGTGGGGCGGGACCTGCATGAATGCGAAGTCGTAGTAGCCGGTGTGGTTCATGGCCACCAACGCGCCGCCGGTGGCCGGGATGTGCTCGGCGCCTTCGACGGTGATGGTGATGCCCTGCAGGCGCAGCACGCGCTTGATGGCCGCGTTTACGCCCTGGAAGAGCTTCTCTGCCGTCTCGGGGTGGCGCGGCACGCGCGCGAGATCTTTCGGGACCCGAAAGATCCCGTCGCGAATGTCCCAGTCGGCCATGGGCTAGCGCGGCTCCAGGACGTCCTTGCCCACGAACGGGCGCAGGGCCTCCGGCACGACGACGCTGCCGTCGGCGCGCTGGTGGTTTTCCAGGATGGCGACGAGCCAGCGGGTGGTAGCCAGGGTGCCGTTCAGGGTCGCGGCGATCTGGGTCTTGCCGTTCTCGTCGCGGTAGCGGGTGGACAGACGGCGCGCCTGGAAGGTGGTGCAGTTCGAGGTGGAGGTGAGCTCACGGTAGGTGTTCTGCGTGGGGATCCACGCCTCCGTGTCGAACTTGCGGGCCGCGGACTGGCCCAGGTCGCCGCCGGCGATGTCGATGACGCGGTAGGGCACCTCGATGGCGGACAGCATGGAACGTTCTATGTCCAAAAGCGCCTGGTGCTGCTCCTCCGCCTCCTCGGGGCGGCAGAAGACGAACATCTCCAGCTTGTCGAACTGGTGCACGCGCAGAATGCCGCGGGTGTCCTTGCCGTAGGAACCGGCCTCGCGGCGGAAACAGGAGGACCAGCCGGCGTAGCGCAGCGGGCCGTCAGCCAGGTCGATGATCTCGTCCTTGTGGTAGCCGGCCAGCGCCACCTCGGAGGTGCCGACCAGGTACTGGTCATCGCGCTCGAGGTAGTAGATCTCATCGGAGTGCTCGCCCAAAAAGCCGGTGCCCGCCATGATCTCCGGGCGGACCAGCACCGGCGGGACCATCAGCTGGAACCCAGCCTCGCGGGCCTTCTGCGCCGCCAGCATCATCATGCCCAGCTGCAGGAAGGCGCCGTCGCCGGTGAGGTAGTAGAAGCGGGCGCCGCCGACCTTGGTGCCACGCTTGACATCGATAAGCCCCAGCGATTCACCCAGGTCCAGGTGGTCCTTCGGCTCGAAGTCGAACTCAGTCTTCTCGCCGTGGTACTCCAGCTCGACGAAGTCGTCCTCGCCGCCGGCCGGGGCACCCTCCACGACGTTGGAGATCTTGAACTGCAGCTCGCCGACGCGTTCCTCGGCCTCGCGCTGCGCGGCCTCGGCCTCCTTGACCTTGGCCTTGAGCTCGTTGGAGCCCTCGAGCAGCTGCGGGCGCTCCTCCGGGGAAGCCTGGCCGATCTTCTTACCAAACGCCTTCTGCTCGCTGCGCAGTTCATCGGCAGTCTGGACGGCAGAGCGGCGCTTCTCGTCGGCTTCCAACAGGGCATCGACCAGGGCGGGATCTTCGCCACGGTTGACCTGTGAGGCGCGGACAACGTCAGGGTTTTCTCGGAGTAGCTTCAGATCAATCACGCGGTCAATCTTACCCCGGCACTGCCCGAGCGCATCCGGTTCTCGGTAGTATTGTCTGTCCTATGGGTGACAAGAACACGTGGCGGTCGGCGACCGGTGTCCGGTCCATGCTCGTCGGGGCTCTTGCCGCGGCGGTTTTTACCGGATCTTACGAGCACTTCAGCGCGGACGAGCCGGAAAATGAAGCGGAGGGGA is a genomic window of Corynebacterium massiliense DSM 45435 containing:
- a CDS encoding HAD family hydrolase, which translates into the protein MADAPRFIFSDIDGTFIDPDARVTPRTQEVVARALRSGAHFALATGRPHRWLAPVLEQLSVRPLCVTANGAILYDSESDHVVASHQLQPETMARIVGNVMEVMARYGGVSLAAERAGVSSGADALETLFAVDPTYSPDPVANGFGVADPTDLVAAPAVKLLLRNPGFSSAELYELIAPHVDPEDAHVTYSMDDGLLELAAPGVTKAAGVAELARRFGVAQEDTIAFGDMPNDIEMLRWAGTGVAMGNAADIVKRSADRVTATNRQDGLAQVLEEWF
- a CDS encoding lysophospholipid acyltransferase family protein, translating into MADWDIRDGIFRVPKDLARVPRHPETAEKLFQGVNAAIKRVLRLQGITITVEGAEHIPATGGALVAMNHTGYYDFAFMQVPPHIRGKRLVRFMAKREVFDIPVVGRVMRMMDHVSVDRSAGAASVGEAVRELERGRIVGIFPEATISRSFELKSFKNGAVRIARQAGVPLVPMVCWGSQRIWTKGGDKHLGRIKTPVWIRVGEPLELTGEVDRDIATLRETMQAMIDDVRAAYAREYGPFEKHADWLPAALGGAAPTLAEADAMDAADKAEKQRAKQQQTKKK
- the serS gene encoding serine--tRNA ligase encodes the protein MIDLKLLRENPDVVRASQVNRGEDPALVDALLEADEKRRSAVQTADELRSEQKAFGKKIGQASPEERPQLLEGSNELKAKVKEAEAAQREAEERVGELQFKISNVVEGAPAGGEDDFVELEYHGEKTEFDFEPKDHLDLGESLGLIDVKRGTKVGGARFYYLTGDGAFLQLGMMMLAAQKAREAGFQLMVPPVLVRPEIMAGTGFLGEHSDEIYYLERDDQYLVGTSEVALAGYHKDEIIDLADGPLRYAGWSSCFRREAGSYGKDTRGILRVHQFDKLEMFVFCRPEEAEEQHQALLDIERSMLSAIEVPYRVIDIAGGDLGQSAARKFDTEAWIPTQNTYRELTSTSNCTTFQARRLSTRYRDENGKTQIAATLNGTLATTRWLVAILENHQRADGSVVVPEALRPFVGKDVLEPR